From Skermanella sp. TT6, a single genomic window includes:
- a CDS encoding UbiD family decarboxylase, translated as MPYSSLRDFMDRLERSGRLVRVKTPVSPVLEMTEIHTRLLAQKGPAVLFENVVRPDGSRYEMPVLINLFGTVERVAWGMDREPNQLRGVGETLAFLRQPEPPGGFREALELIPLARTVLSMKPKTVSSAPCQEVVLKGDDIDLGRLPIQGCWPGEPAPLITWPLVVTKGPGRKREDDFNLGIYRMQVTGRNTTLMRWLKHRGGAQHHRRWAASGKREPLPAAAVLGADPGTILAAVTPVPDTLSEYQFAGLLRGRKVELVDCKTIPLKVPAQAEIVIEGLVSLDEYGDEGPYGDHTGYYNAVEPFPVFHVTAITMRRNPIYLSTFTGRPPDEPSVLGEALNEVFIPLLVQQFPEIVDFWLPPEGCSYRIAVVSMKKAYPGHAKRVMMGVWSFLRQFMYTKWVIVVDDDIDARDWKDVMWAVSTRMDPARDITVVEGTPIDYLDFASPESGLGGKVGLDATNKWPPETKREWGQQLRMTDEVIEEVTRKWDSYGIPLHGKPIWK; from the coding sequence ATGCCCTATTCCTCCCTGCGCGATTTCATGGACCGGCTGGAGCGCTCGGGCCGGCTCGTCCGGGTCAAGACGCCGGTCTCGCCCGTGCTGGAGATGACCGAGATCCACACGAGGCTGCTGGCGCAGAAGGGGCCGGCGGTGCTGTTCGAGAACGTCGTCCGGCCGGACGGGTCGCGCTACGAGATGCCCGTCCTGATCAACCTGTTCGGCACGGTGGAGCGGGTCGCCTGGGGCATGGACCGGGAGCCGAACCAGCTGCGCGGCGTCGGCGAGACGCTGGCCTTCCTGCGCCAGCCGGAGCCGCCGGGCGGTTTCCGGGAGGCCCTGGAGCTGATCCCGCTGGCCAGGACCGTGCTGTCCATGAAGCCGAAGACGGTGTCCTCGGCGCCCTGCCAGGAGGTCGTGCTGAAGGGCGACGACATCGACCTGGGCCGCCTGCCGATCCAGGGCTGCTGGCCGGGCGAGCCGGCTCCCCTGATCACCTGGCCGCTGGTCGTGACCAAGGGGCCGGGCAGGAAGCGCGAGGACGACTTCAACCTCGGCATCTACCGCATGCAGGTGACCGGCCGGAACACCACGCTGATGCGCTGGCTGAAGCACCGGGGCGGCGCCCAGCACCACCGGCGCTGGGCGGCCTCGGGCAAGCGCGAGCCCCTGCCGGCCGCCGCCGTGCTGGGGGCCGACCCCGGCACCATCCTAGCCGCCGTCACGCCGGTGCCGGACACCTTGTCGGAATACCAGTTCGCCGGGCTGCTGCGCGGCCGCAAGGTCGAGCTGGTGGATTGCAAGACCATCCCGCTGAAGGTCCCGGCCCAGGCGGAGATCGTGATCGAGGGGCTGGTCAGCCTGGACGAGTACGGCGACGAGGGGCCGTACGGCGACCATACCGGCTATTACAACGCGGTCGAGCCGTTCCCGGTCTTCCACGTCACCGCCATCACCATGCGGCGGAACCCGATATACCTCTCCACCTTCACCGGCCGTCCGCCCGACGAGCCGAGCGTGCTGGGCGAGGCGCTGAACGAGGTCTTCATCCCCCTGCTGGTCCAGCAGTTCCCCGAGATCGTGGACTTCTGGCTGCCGCCCGAGGGCTGCTCCTACCGCATCGCCGTGGTGTCCATGAAGAAGGCCTACCCGGGCCACGCCAAGCGCGTGATGATGGGCGTCTGGTCGTTCCTGCGCCAGTTCATGTACACCAAGTGGGTCATCGTCGTGGACGACGACATCGACGCGCGGGACTGGAAGGACGTGATGTGGGCCGTCTCCACCCGCATGGACCCGGCCCGCGACATCACCGTGGTGGAGGGCACGCCGATCGACTACCTGGACTTCGCCAGCCCGGAAAGCGGTCTCGGCGGCAAGGTCGGCCTGGACGCCACCAACAAATGGCCGCCGGAGACCAAGCGCGAATGGGGCCAGCAACTCCGCATGACCGACGAGGTGATCGAGGAGGTCACCCGCAAGTGGGACAGCTACGGCATCCCGCTGCACGGCAAGCCGATCTGGAAATAA
- a CDS encoding transcriptional regulator: MTTRRPRRSSDPDQLDLLDIPEATAVMLTYSGRTLDLEQPDFSRFEIEDIARPLAYQCRFVGNTRAFYSVAQHCVLASELAPQGFEYEALMHDSEEAFTGDWPTPWKVRIGRDAIKAAIEPLKAALAARFGFSHPQHDAVKLADQRSLATELRDLCAPHRVNWRDLPAPAPDPIVPLGPDDAMAAFIRRYHELRSAQPHKV; encoded by the coding sequence ATGACGACGCGCCGTCCGAGACGCTCATCCGATCCCGACCAGCTCGACCTGCTCGACATCCCCGAAGCCACGGCGGTGATGCTCACTTATTCGGGCCGCACCCTGGATCTGGAGCAACCGGATTTCAGCCGTTTCGAGATCGAGGACATCGCCCGGCCGCTGGCCTACCAATGCCGGTTCGTCGGCAATACCCGGGCCTTCTACAGCGTCGCCCAGCACTGCGTCCTGGCGAGCGAGCTGGCGCCCCAAGGGTTCGAGTACGAGGCCCTGATGCACGACAGTGAGGAGGCTTTCACCGGCGACTGGCCGACGCCGTGGAAGGTCCGCATCGGCCGCGATGCCATCAAGGCCGCCATCGAGCCGCTGAAGGCGGCGCTCGCCGCCCGCTTCGGTTTCAGTCACCCCCAGCACGACGCCGTGAAGCTCGCCGACCAGCGCAGCCTGGCGACGGAACTGCGGGACCTCTGCGCTCCCCATCGGGTCAACTGGCGGGATCTTCCTGCCCCGGCTCCCGACCCCATCGTGCCCCTCGGCCCCGACGATGCCATGGCCGCCTTCATCAGACGCTATCATGAACTGCGTTCGGCCCAGCCGCACAAAGTCTGA
- a CDS encoding methyl-accepting chemotaxis protein — protein MTRSSSLSRIRALAGATAAAGAAGVLAALLASESMPAWWSAVPLAAVLAAAAAILVLAGRVERAIRRADAICAEAAAGNYDHRITGVEEGGDLGRLFVRVNDVLDLADCFSREVGAAMDHASRKLYYRRVTLTGLKGCYRAVADVINRSVADMAERDRVLAEAEHDIADLVEAASHGDFGRRLVVADGAGAMGRLCNGINALTATVSGSLTAIDGVLSAISRGDLERRIEEDLEGVFATIQASTNHMAERLQRIVAEIGDAADRIGGTAGDIADGSRNLSGSAEQQAEHLERTASAMKELTASVRSNAESAAEVTRSVEEARALANSAGQVAEDAVAAMHRIEQSSKRAADIIGLMDEIAFQTNLLALNAAVEAARAGEEGRGFAVVAAEVRMLARRAGDASGDIKRLLKESGGHVVSGVDLVTAAVKALDEIATSVTAVADRAIAIVGATRDQAVRLEQINGAVAQMDTMTQGNADLAVESAQAAETLTEQAGHLTELMAFFRHDGRAAEKRAG, from the coding sequence ATGACGCGTTCATCCTCTCTCTCTAGGATCCGCGCGCTGGCCGGCGCCACCGCCGCGGCCGGGGCCGCCGGGGTGCTGGCGGCCCTCCTGGCGTCCGAGTCGATGCCGGCCTGGTGGAGCGCCGTGCCGCTCGCCGCGGTCCTGGCGGCCGCCGCCGCCATCCTGGTCCTGGCCGGACGGGTGGAGCGGGCGATCCGGCGCGCCGACGCGATCTGCGCCGAGGCCGCCGCCGGCAACTACGATCACCGGATCACCGGGGTGGAGGAGGGCGGCGACCTCGGCCGGCTCTTCGTCCGGGTCAACGACGTGCTCGATCTGGCCGACTGCTTCAGCCGCGAGGTCGGGGCGGCCATGGACCATGCCAGCCGCAAGCTCTATTACCGCCGGGTCACGCTGACGGGACTCAAGGGCTGCTACCGCGCCGTGGCCGACGTGATCAACCGTTCGGTGGCCGACATGGCGGAGCGCGACCGCGTCCTGGCCGAGGCCGAGCACGACATCGCCGACCTGGTCGAGGCGGCGTCCCACGGGGATTTCGGCCGGCGGCTGGTCGTCGCCGACGGCGCCGGCGCGATGGGCCGGCTGTGCAACGGGATCAACGCCCTGACGGCGACGGTCAGCGGCAGCCTGACGGCGATCGACGGCGTCCTCTCCGCCATCTCCCGGGGCGACCTGGAGCGCAGGATCGAGGAGGACCTGGAAGGCGTCTTCGCCACGATCCAGGCCAGCACCAACCACATGGCCGAGCGCCTGCAACGGATCGTGGCGGAGATCGGCGACGCCGCCGACCGCATCGGCGGCACCGCCGGCGACATCGCGGACGGCAGCCGGAACCTGTCCGGCAGCGCCGAGCAGCAGGCCGAGCACCTGGAGCGGACCGCGTCGGCCATGAAGGAACTGACGGCCTCCGTCCGCAGCAACGCGGAGAGCGCCGCCGAGGTGACCCGCTCGGTCGAGGAGGCAAGGGCGCTCGCCAACTCGGCCGGGCAGGTGGCGGAGGACGCGGTGGCCGCCATGCACAGGATCGAGCAGTCGTCGAAACGGGCCGCCGACATCATCGGCCTGATGGACGAGATCGCCTTCCAGACCAACCTCCTGGCCCTGAACGCCGCCGTCGAGGCGGCCCGCGCCGGGGAGGAGGGCAGGGGGTTCGCCGTGGTCGCCGCGGAGGTCCGGATGCTCGCCCGCCGGGCCGGCGACGCGTCCGGAGACATCAAGCGGCTGCTCAAGGAGAGCGGCGGGCACGTGGTCAGCGGCGTCGATCTGGTGACCGCCGCGGTCAAGGCGCTCGACGAGATCGCGACCTCGGTGACCGCCGTGGCCGACCGCGCGATCGCGATCGTCGGCGCCACCCGTGACCAGGCGGTCCGGCTGGAGCAGATCAACGGGGCCGTCGCCCAGATGGACACGATGACGCAGGGCAATGCCGACCTCGCCGTCGAGAGCGCCCAGGCCGCCGAGACCCTGACCGAGCAGGCCGGCCATCTGACCGAGCTGATGGCTTTCTTCCGGCATGACGGGCGGGCGGCGGAAAAGCGGGCCGGGTGA
- the mtnA gene encoding S-methyl-5-thioribose-1-phosphate isomerase has protein sequence MKIDGRPYRTIWLADDGWSVEIIDQTRLPHDFAIARLTTVEEAAHAIRAMLVRGAPLIGATAAYGMALAAREAPDDQSLSRASDRLLATRPTAVNLRWALERMRRRLAELAPADRAVAAYAEAAALCDEDAAFNESIGTHGADLIRQAARKAGGRVVNVLTHCNAGWLATVDWGTALSPIYKAFEEGIRLHVWVDETRPRNQGASLTAWELNHHGVPHTVVVDNVGGHLMQHGMVDLCITGTDRTTASGDVCNKIGTYLKALAAHDNGVPFYVALPSPTIDWTIDDGVRQIPIEQREGSEVSALTGRTADGRIETVTITPEGSPVANYAFDVTPARLVTGLITERGVCPASREGLLSLFPAS, from the coding sequence ATGAAAATCGACGGCAGACCATACCGGACGATCTGGCTTGCCGACGACGGCTGGTCGGTGGAGATCATCGACCAGACGCGCCTTCCCCATGACTTCGCGATCGCCCGCCTGACGACGGTCGAGGAGGCGGCGCATGCCATCCGCGCGATGCTGGTGCGCGGCGCGCCGCTGATCGGGGCGACAGCGGCCTACGGCATGGCCCTGGCGGCCCGCGAGGCGCCGGACGACCAGTCCCTGTCCCGGGCTTCCGACCGCCTGCTGGCGACCCGTCCGACCGCGGTCAACCTGCGCTGGGCGCTGGAGAGGATGCGCAGGCGTCTCGCCGAACTGGCTCCCGCCGACCGCGCCGTGGCCGCCTATGCGGAGGCCGCCGCCCTGTGCGACGAGGACGCGGCGTTCAACGAGTCGATCGGCACCCACGGCGCCGACCTGATCCGGCAGGCTGCGCGGAAGGCCGGTGGCAGGGTGGTCAACGTCCTGACCCACTGCAACGCCGGATGGCTCGCCACGGTGGACTGGGGCACGGCGCTGTCTCCCATCTACAAAGCGTTCGAGGAAGGTATCCGCCTGCATGTCTGGGTCGACGAGACCCGGCCGCGCAACCAGGGCGCCAGCTTGACCGCCTGGGAACTGAACCATCACGGCGTGCCGCACACGGTCGTGGTCGATAATGTCGGCGGCCACCTGATGCAGCATGGCATGGTCGATCTGTGCATCACCGGAACCGACCGGACCACCGCCAGCGGCGATGTCTGCAACAAGATCGGGACCTACCTGAAGGCCCTCGCGGCGCACGACAACGGCGTTCCGTTCTACGTGGCGCTGCCGTCCCCGACCATAGACTGGACCATCGACGACGGCGTCAGGCAGATCCCGATCGAGCAGCGGGAGGGATCCGAAGTCTCGGCCCTGACCGGCCGCACGGCGGACGGAAGGATCGAGACGGTGACCATCACGCCGGAAGGCAGCCCGGTCGCCAACTACGCCTTCGACGTCACCCCGGCGCGGCTCGTCACCGGGCTGATCACCGAACGCGGCGTCTGCCCGGCCTCGCGCGAGGGTCTGCTGAGCCTGTTCCCCGCATCCTGA
- a CDS encoding crotonase/enoyl-CoA hydratase family protein, with protein MLEQISGHLLNSVKIEKTAAAPEQPRRAPLHLDRQFRELDLDFDAATGVFWCRFRFSDRPSFTPGVLQELRRVRQMLASRGDTAEPQVRYVVLGSRMPGVFNLGGDLGLFAQLIRRRDRDALATYARACVAEIHANSVALDLPVITMSLVQGDALGGGFEAALSANVIVAERSAKFGLPEVMFNLFPGMGAYNFLARRSSAAVAEKLIMSGRVHTGAELYDMGIVDVLAEDGEGEEVLLDYVRKNGRRHAAHRAIYQARQRVNPITLQDLNEITDLWVDTALTLGPADLRMMERLVAAQDRRRARTGTALAEDLRLGGVGD; from the coding sequence ATGCTTGAGCAGATTAGCGGCCACCTTCTCAATTCAGTTAAAATTGAAAAGACCGCCGCTGCCCCGGAGCAACCTCGGCGCGCCCCGCTCCACCTGGACCGCCAGTTCCGCGAGCTCGACCTCGACTTCGACGCCGCGACCGGCGTCTTCTGGTGTCGTTTCCGTTTCAGTGACCGGCCGAGCTTCACGCCCGGCGTCCTGCAGGAACTGCGCCGGGTCCGCCAGATGCTGGCCTCGCGCGGCGACACCGCCGAGCCGCAGGTCAGGTACGTGGTCCTGGGGTCGCGGATGCCGGGCGTGTTCAACCTGGGCGGCGACCTCGGGCTGTTCGCCCAGCTGATCCGCCGGCGCGACCGCGACGCGCTGGCGACCTATGCCCGGGCCTGCGTCGCCGAGATCCACGCCAATTCGGTGGCGCTCGACCTGCCGGTGATCACCATGTCGCTGGTGCAGGGCGACGCGCTCGGCGGCGGATTCGAGGCGGCGCTGTCGGCCAACGTCATCGTGGCCGAGCGCAGCGCCAAGTTCGGCCTGCCGGAGGTGATGTTCAACCTGTTCCCCGGCATGGGCGCCTACAACTTCCTGGCCCGCCGGAGCAGCGCCGCGGTCGCCGAGAAGCTTATCATGAGCGGCCGGGTCCATACCGGCGCCGAGCTGTACGACATGGGCATCGTGGACGTCCTGGCCGAGGACGGCGAGGGCGAGGAGGTGCTGCTCGACTATGTCCGCAAGAACGGCCGCCGCCACGCCGCCCACCGGGCGATCTACCAGGCGCGCCAGCGGGTCAACCCGATCACGCTGCAGGACCTGAACGAGATCACCGACCTGTGGGTCGATACCGCGCTGACGCTCGGTCCGGCCGACCTGAGGATGATGGAACGGCTGGTCGCGGCCCAGGATCGCCGCCGCGCCCGGACCGGAACGGCCCTGGCCGAAGACCTGCGACTCGGCGGCGTCGGCGACTGA
- a CDS encoding PAS domain-containing protein, with protein sequence MARPTAAPTGRERMFGEDEIIVSKTDLKGRITYANSVFLRIAGYDEAEVLGQPHSIIRHPDMPRAVFRLLWETIASGREIFAYVKNMARDGDHYWVFAHVTPSFDMAGAITGYHSFRRWARRDAIAAVEPLYGRMLAAESAGGGRHGMAASTALLHDAMARKGAGYDAFILSL encoded by the coding sequence ATGGCGAGGCCGACTGCCGCCCCGACCGGGCGCGAACGGATGTTCGGCGAGGACGAGATCATCGTCAGCAAGACCGACCTGAAGGGCCGGATCACCTACGCCAATTCCGTCTTCCTCAGGATCGCGGGCTATGACGAGGCCGAGGTGCTGGGCCAGCCGCACAGCATCATCCGCCATCCCGACATGCCGCGCGCGGTGTTCAGGCTGCTGTGGGAGACGATCGCCTCCGGGCGGGAGATCTTCGCCTACGTCAAGAACATGGCCCGGGACGGCGACCATTACTGGGTCTTCGCCCACGTCACGCCGAGCTTCGACATGGCCGGCGCGATCACCGGCTACCACTCCTTCCGCCGCTGGGCGCGGCGCGACGCCATCGCCGCGGTGGAGCCGCTGTACGGCAGGATGCTCGCCGCCGAATCGGCCGGCGGGGGGCGGCACGGCATGGCGGCATCGACGGCGCTGCTGCACGACGCGATGGCGCGGAAGGGGGCCGGCTATGACGCGTTCATCCTCTCTCTCTAG
- a CDS encoding DUF3616 domain-containing protein, which yields MAARKQTQKPQRIMLDFHHHEGLGRELDEAIRNDLSVVKQSGRCLWTASDETATIERLTTEDWKTFGRHTPYRLADFFDLPAEGEVDIEGLSVDGDYLWICGSHSLKRKKPDPDETGVAEALERLTRVECEPNRYLLGRIPLVRESEDGVHALARSAPSGGGGPGRRAGRLKMDGKGSNALSRALRKDEHLGRFMAIPSKDNGFDVEGISARGDRVFLGMRGPVLRGWAVLLELEVTEKGSVGKAAGLKLRRIGPGGERYRKHFLDLDGLGIRELSLEGDDLLILAGPTMDLDGPVVLYRWHDAWNQREETVIPRTRLERVMDIPYGAGFDHAEGATLFERPGGPPAVLVVYDNPGPERLDADGAGVAADLFPLPPKKPRIPAMS from the coding sequence ATGGCCGCGAGGAAGCAGACACAGAAGCCGCAGCGGATCATGCTGGACTTCCACCACCACGAGGGCCTGGGCCGTGAACTCGACGAGGCGATCCGCAACGACCTCTCCGTGGTCAAGCAGTCGGGGCGCTGCCTGTGGACCGCGTCGGACGAGACCGCCACGATCGAGCGGCTGACCACCGAGGACTGGAAGACCTTCGGCCGCCACACCCCCTATCGGCTGGCCGATTTCTTCGACCTGCCGGCGGAGGGGGAGGTGGACATCGAGGGACTCTCGGTCGACGGCGACTATCTCTGGATCTGCGGCTCGCACAGCCTGAAGCGCAAGAAGCCCGACCCGGACGAGACCGGCGTCGCGGAGGCGCTGGAGCGGCTGACCCGGGTGGAGTGCGAGCCGAACCGCTACCTGCTGGGCCGCATCCCGCTGGTCCGCGAGTCGGAGGACGGCGTCCACGCCCTGGCCCGGTCCGCGCCCTCGGGCGGCGGCGGCCCCGGCCGGAGGGCCGGCCGGCTCAAGATGGACGGGAAGGGCTCCAACGCCCTGTCCAGGGCGCTGCGCAAGGACGAGCATCTCGGCCGCTTCATGGCGATACCGTCCAAGGACAACGGCTTCGACGTGGAAGGGATCTCGGCGCGGGGCGACCGGGTATTCCTCGGCATGCGCGGGCCGGTCCTGCGCGGCTGGGCCGTCCTCCTGGAACTGGAAGTCACGGAGAAGGGCAGCGTCGGCAAGGCCGCCGGCCTGAAGCTGCGCCGCATCGGTCCCGGGGGCGAACGTTACCGCAAGCATTTCCTGGATCTGGACGGGCTGGGCATCCGCGAGCTGTCGCTGGAAGGCGACGACCTCCTGATCCTGGCCGGGCCGACTATGGACCTGGACGGGCCGGTGGTCCTGTACCGCTGGCACGACGCCTGGAACCAGCGGGAGGAGACGGTCATCCCGCGCACCCGGCTGGAGCGGGTGATGGACATTCCCTACGGCGCCGGCTTCGACCATGCCGAGGGCGCGACTTTGTTCGAACGGCCGGGCGGGCCTCCGGCGGTGCTGGTCGTCTACGACAATCCCGGGCCGGAGCGGCTGGATGCCGACGGCGCAGGCGTCGCGGCCGATCTGTTCCCGCTGCCGCCGAAGAAGCCGCGCATCCCAGCCATGTCCTGA
- a CDS encoding multidrug effflux MFS transporter gives MTASTTVPLPGATAGRPPHIAILIAITAIGPLALNIFIPSIPGLVRVFETDYGTAQLALTLYLIGIACGQLIYGPLSDRFGRRPVLLAGLGVFVAASLVCALAPSIGMLIAGRIAQAVGGCAGMVLSRAIVRDVYERDKAASTLAYITMAMAVAPAVAPALGGFLEVWFGWQASFLLVLGCGAAVWLWSLGSLRETNFRRQPLPGPVGMAIGYAALLRSPEFLGYALNTAFASAVFFAFLAGAPYIMIDLLKRPPSEYGTLFVLVSAGYALGSFIAARMATRLGARRLVLGGTLVNLAGVAVMGGLGLLGLFDALAIFLPMCIVAVGNGVSMPSGIAAAISVNPRVAGAASGLLGFLQMSVGALATVAVGYLKDDDQMPMILVMAVSVVLSVGAYLLAVGAGRRSGRAVPVPGTTD, from the coding sequence ATGACCGCCTCCACGACCGTCCCGCTGCCGGGCGCCACCGCCGGCCGGCCGCCGCATATCGCGATCCTGATCGCCATCACGGCGATCGGGCCGCTGGCGCTCAACATCTTCATCCCGTCGATCCCCGGCCTCGTGCGGGTGTTCGAGACGGATTACGGCACTGCCCAGCTGGCGCTGACCCTGTACCTGATCGGCATCGCCTGCGGCCAGCTGATATACGGGCCGCTGTCGGACCGGTTCGGCCGGCGGCCGGTGCTGCTGGCGGGGCTGGGCGTCTTCGTGGCGGCCAGCTTGGTCTGCGCGCTGGCGCCCAGCATCGGCATGCTGATCGCCGGCCGGATCGCCCAGGCGGTCGGCGGCTGCGCCGGGATGGTGCTGAGCCGCGCCATCGTCCGCGACGTCTACGAGCGCGACAAGGCGGCCAGCACGCTCGCCTACATCACCATGGCCATGGCGGTGGCGCCCGCGGTGGCCCCGGCGCTCGGCGGCTTCCTGGAGGTCTGGTTCGGCTGGCAGGCCAGCTTCCTGCTGGTGCTCGGGTGCGGCGCCGCGGTGTGGCTCTGGAGCCTCGGGTCCCTGCGCGAGACCAATTTCCGGCGCCAGCCGCTGCCCGGGCCGGTCGGCATGGCGATCGGCTACGCGGCGCTGCTGCGTTCGCCGGAGTTCCTGGGATATGCGCTGAACACCGCCTTCGCGTCGGCCGTCTTCTTCGCCTTCCTGGCGGGCGCCCCCTACATCATGATCGACCTGCTGAAGCGGCCGCCCAGCGAGTACGGCACCCTGTTCGTGCTGGTCTCGGCCGGCTACGCGCTGGGCAGCTTCATCGCGGCGCGGATGGCGACCCGGCTGGGCGCCCGCCGCCTGGTGCTGGGCGGCACCCTGGTCAACCTGGCGGGCGTCGCCGTCATGGGCGGGCTCGGGCTGCTGGGCCTGTTCGACGCGCTGGCGATCTTCCTGCCCATGTGCATCGTCGCCGTCGGCAACGGCGTCAGCATGCCGAGCGGCATCGCCGCCGCGATCAGCGTCAACCCGAGGGTGGCCGGCGCCGCTTCGGGCCTGCTGGGCTTTCTCCAGATGTCGGTGGGGGCTTTGGCGACGGTGGCTGTGGGCTACCTGAAGGACGACGACCAGATGCCGATGATCCTGGTGATGGCCGTGTCGGTGGTGCTGTCCGTCGGGGCCTATCTGCTGGCGGTGGGGGCGGGGCGGCGGTCGGGGAGGGCGGTCCCGGTGCCGGGGACCACGGACTGA
- a CDS encoding response regulator — MSFLRVSVSETGVAIMGAEVFIIDDRSVNRKILTKFASSVGDDINVSDFPNPVEALDACRRTVPDLVITDFKMPLMDGAGFIRALRGHPGTADVPVIVVTAYEDHEIRREALEAGATDFILSPVDPWEFQTRARNLLRLRAQQFVIHRQTMRESEERFRLLVEGVRDYAIVMLDPAGLVTSWNAGAERLLGYREAEILGRPAGVLDPAEGTEGTPLGGTAGEAPPGGVGAMLAQAASDGSVHGEHVRVRKDGSRFQADILVTAMRDDADRLAGFSMVTHDITTRRDMEAALRDALAESQVLLRELHHRVRNNLQVISTVLYLQTLGMPEGDLKHGFRRTQQRIDGLGLLFRNLLGPSRITSVRFDGYLADLCNSLVRDFDAGRQLVRRADIGTMALELDMAGPLGLVIAEILFTAAEGAPARTGGGLTVRVEPESGGLRLSFEFDLAPGAGPPQVGGRYGLGPAVMAALVDQLGARIALDEAAVAGDAPEDGAAAPESRARISLTMPASLFEPV; from the coding sequence GTGAGTTTCTTGAGGGTTTCCGTCTCCGAAACTGGGGTCGCCATCATGGGCGCCGAGGTCTTCATCATCGACGACCGCAGCGTCAATCGGAAAATCCTGACCAAGTTCGCGTCCTCGGTCGGCGACGACATCAACGTGTCCGACTTTCCCAATCCCGTGGAAGCCCTGGACGCCTGCCGGCGGACGGTGCCCGACCTGGTCATCACGGACTTCAAGATGCCCCTGATGGACGGGGCGGGGTTCATCCGGGCCCTGCGCGGGCATCCCGGCACCGCCGACGTACCGGTGATCGTGGTGACGGCCTACGAGGACCACGAGATCCGTCGCGAGGCGCTGGAAGCCGGGGCGACGGACTTCATCCTCAGCCCGGTCGATCCCTGGGAGTTCCAGACCCGCGCCCGAAACCTCCTGCGGCTGCGCGCCCAGCAGTTCGTGATCCATCGCCAGACCATGCGGGAGAGCGAGGAGCGCTTCCGCCTGCTGGTGGAGGGAGTGCGCGACTACGCCATCGTGATGCTGGACCCGGCCGGCCTGGTGACCAGCTGGAACGCCGGCGCCGAGCGGCTCCTGGGCTATCGCGAGGCGGAGATCCTGGGCCGGCCCGCCGGGGTGCTCGACCCGGCCGAGGGCACCGAGGGGACGCCGCTCGGCGGGACGGCCGGCGAGGCGCCGCCCGGCGGCGTCGGCGCCATGCTGGCGCAGGCGGCGTCGGACGGCAGCGTCCACGGCGAGCATGTCCGCGTGCGGAAGGACGGCTCCCGCTTCCAAGCCGACATCCTGGTGACGGCGATGCGCGACGATGCCGATCGGCTCGCCGGCTTCTCCATGGTCACCCACGACATCACGACCCGCCGCGACATGGAGGCTGCGCTGCGCGACGCCCTGGCCGAAAGCCAGGTGCTGCTGCGCGAGTTGCATCACCGCGTCCGCAACAACCTGCAGGTCATCAGCACCGTGCTGTACCTGCAGACGCTGGGCATGCCGGAAGGCGACCTCAAGCACGGCTTCCGCCGCACCCAGCAGCGGATCGACGGGCTGGGCCTGCTGTTCCGCAACCTGCTGGGCCCCAGCCGGATCACCAGCGTCCGGTTCGACGGCTATCTGGCGGACCTGTGCAACAGCCTGGTCCGCGATTTCGACGCCGGCCGCCAGCTGGTGCGCCGGGCCGACATCGGTACGATGGCGCTCGAGCTGGACATGGCGGGGCCGCTCGGGCTGGTGATCGCCGAGATCCTGTTCACGGCGGCCGAAGGGGCGCCGGCCCGGACGGGCGGCGGCCTGACGGTGCGGGTGGAGCCCGAGTCGGGCGGCCTGAGGCTGAGCTTCGAGTTCGACCTCGCGCCCGGCGCGGGGCCGCCCCAGGTCGGCGGGCGGTACGGGCTCGGCCCCGCCGTGATGGCCGCCCTGGTCGATCAGCTCGGCGCCCGCATCGCCCTCGACGAGGCGGCGGTCGCGGGGGACGCCCCCGAGGACGGCGCGGCCGCGCCGGAAAGCCGGGCGCGGATCTCGCTGACCATGCCGGCGAGCCTGTTCGAGCCGGTCTGA
- a CDS encoding phasin family protein: MAADKESAATVAEAEETRIIDASRNTLRSVKEAGKEAGDKSMESAIQLVEESTARIGRMLDFSLRVSEEATRQATFNMDVLMRCGTIVTEGWQAILHEWIDTTRETAQKNMSDLEELMNCRSVDALLSCQSSILRNRIETLHDSNVRISEVSTQVASDTAKRISELTSSIGNGLSVMDEAGRNLRKAGEEMSRIDQSAD, encoded by the coding sequence ATGGCTGCGGATAAGGAAAGCGCTGCGACCGTCGCAGAGGCCGAGGAGACAAGGATAATCGACGCATCGAGGAACACGCTCCGATCCGTGAAAGAGGCGGGGAAGGAAGCGGGTGACAAATCGATGGAATCCGCGATCCAACTGGTCGAGGAATCGACCGCCCGGATCGGCAGGATGCTCGATTTTTCGCTGCGGGTGTCCGAGGAAGCCACGAGGCAGGCCACCTTCAACATGGACGTGCTGATGAGATGCGGAACCATCGTGACGGAGGGCTGGCAAGCCATCCTGCATGAATGGATCGACACGACGCGCGAGACCGCTCAGAAGAACATGAGCGACCTGGAAGAACTGATGAATTGCCGGTCCGTCGATGCGCTTCTGTCATGCCAGAGCAGCATCCTCCGGAACCGGATCGAAACCCTGCATGACAGCAATGTCCGAATCTCCGAAGTGTCCACGCAGGTCGCGAGCGACACGGCGAAACGGATCAGCGAACTGACGAGCAGCATCGGCAACGGCCTGTCCGTGATGGACGAAGCCGGCCGGAACCTGCGCAAGGCCGGCGAGGAAATGTCCCGGATCGACCAAAGCGCGGATTGA